A genomic stretch from Ureibacillus composti includes:
- a CDS encoding copper resistance protein CopC encodes MESSSPGDGEVVKEELKEITLTFGGKLEQGSTFTVQNSGGDQVAVENITIADNQLVGTLSSPLENGQHYVKWDIIGADGHPISGNFSFTVELPVSETPAEETTQEQDEPNEEVQPNVEETDVETTNGEKTEEAEPSNDSSNALPIIIGALIVIILVSAFFMMRRKK; translated from the coding sequence ATTGAAAGTTCTTCCCCTGGAGATGGAGAAGTAGTTAAAGAAGAACTAAAAGAAATTACATTAACTTTTGGTGGTAAGTTAGAACAAGGTAGTACATTCACTGTTCAAAATTCTGGTGGAGACCAGGTCGCTGTCGAAAATATCACTATAGCTGACAATCAGTTGGTTGGTACACTTTCAAGTCCATTAGAAAATGGTCAACATTATGTGAAGTGGGATATTATCGGGGCGGATGGTCATCCAATCTCAGGTAATTTTTCTTTCACTGTAGAATTACCTGTTTCAGAAACACCTGCTGAAGAAACAACTCAGGAACAGGATGAACCAAACGAAGAGGTTCAACCAAATGTAGAAGAAACAGATGTTGAAACTACAAACGGGGAAAAAACAGAAGAGGCAGAGCCAAGTAATGATTCGTCTAATGCATTGCCTATTATTATAGGTGCGCTAATCGTTATTATTCTTGTAAGTGCCTTCTTCATGATGAGAAGAAAGAAATAA